One window of Perca flavescens isolate YP-PL-M2 chromosome 6, PFLA_1.0, whole genome shotgun sequence genomic DNA carries:
- the pigv gene encoding palmitoyltransferase ZDHHC18-A: MTMDVRAVLEFATVTRGLSLFLQAVFNAVIPDHDADAFRPPRTEEPLYLDSAVEWLLGGLSHWDAEHFLFIAERGYLYEHNFAFFPLFPVILRGLAETLLWPLSSWLSVRGRLLVAAALGNSALFLLSVVALYALSRIVLQDRRLALLSSLLYCITPANVFMTAGYSESLFAALTFGGLFLLEKGFTFRACLALSIATAARSNGLVNIGFLLYLPSLHAISQIRVYRTTTKGHSKVFHYIWAIIRLLLTSLLGTAIIALPFFAFQYYGYRTFCTPSVSLERIPPALLSLAELKGYRVPDENGPPPLWCMRPLPLLYSHIQDVYWDVGFLRYFELKQIPNFILALPMATLGIMAAYAYFQANPELCLRLGLWETDANKRFDKPTPGLFNPRVFVYVVHSTVLLVFGTLCMHVQVLTRFMASSSPVPFWISAHLLLLNEPLLHRRKTSNPNVQLQTHSRNGCKHTPQNPIIALLPHFKTCSPTTQSILGYFLSYWVLGLALHCNFLPWT; encoded by the exons ATGACTATGGATGTCAGAGCTGTTCTGGAGTTTGCCACAGTTACCAGGGGTCTGTCGTTGTTTTTGCAG GCTGTCTTCAATGCTGTCATCCCTGACCATGATGCTGATGCGTTCAGACCCCCACGGACAGAGGAGCCTCTGTACTTGGACTCCGCAGTGGAGTGGTTGCTGGGTGGCCTCTCTCACTGGGATGCCGAGCACTTCCTCTTCATTGCCGAGAGAGGATACCTTTATGAGCACAACTTTGCTTTCTTCCCCCTCTTTCCCGTCATCCTCCGAGGGCTGGCCGAGACGCTGCTGTGGCCCCTGAGCAGCTGGCTGAGTGTGCGGGGGCGTTTGCTGGTGGCTGCGGCTCTGGGGAACAGTGCCCTCTTCCTGCTGAGTGTGGTCGCCTTGTACGCGCTCAGTAGGATAGTTCTTCAGGACAGGCGTCTTGCTCTGCTCTCCAGCCTGCTGTACTGCATCACGCCTGCCAATGTTTTCATGACTGCTGGATACTCCGAGAGCCTGTTTGCTGCGCTCACATTTGGTGGTCTGTTCCTCCTGGAGAAAGGATTCACCTTCCGAGCCTGCCTGGCTCTCAGTATAGCCACTGCAGCACGATCTAATGGACTTGTTAACATAGGGTTTCTACTCTATCTTCCATCACTGCACGCTATTTCCCAAATTCGTGTATATCGAACCACTACAAAAGGCCACAGTAAAGTCTTCCATTATATCTGGGCCATCATCCGTCTCCTGCTTACCTCCCTCTTGGGAACTGCAATTATTGCCCTTCCCTTCTTTGCTTTCCAGTACTATGGGTATAGGACGTTTTGCACACCATCGGTCTCCTTGGAACGGATCCCCCCTGCTCTTCTGTCGCTGGCTGAACTGAAGGGCTACCGGGTTCCAGATGAAAATGGTCCACCGCCCCTCTGGTGCATGAGACCTCTCCCACTGCTTTATTCTCATATCCAGGATGTTTATTGGGATGTGGGCTTCCTCCGCTACTTTGAGCTAAAGCAGATACCAAACTTTATTCTGGCTCTACCTATGGCTACCCTCGGCATAATGGCAGCATATGCATATTTTCAAGCCAATCCAGAACTGTGTCTGAGACTCGGGCTTTGGGAGACAGATGCAAATAAACGATTTGACAAACCTACACCAGGATTGTTCAATCCCAGAGTGTTCGTGTATGTTGTACATTCAACAGTACTTCTGGTGTTTGGAAcattgtgcatgcatgtgcag GTTCTAACCAGATTCATGGCCTCCTCGTCTCCCGTGCCCTTCTGGATAAGTGCACACCTGCTTCTCCTCAATGAACCACTTCTTCATCGAAGAAAGACCTCAAATCCCAATgtacagctacagacacattccAGGAATGGATGCAAGCACACACCTCAAAACCCCATCATTGCACTTCTGCCACACTTTAAAACCTGTTCTCCTACCACACAGAGCATCCTGGGATACTTCCTCTCTTACTGGGTGCTGGGCCTGGCACTGCATTGTAACTTCTTGCCATGGACATGA